One window from the genome of Enterobacteriaceae bacterium Kacie_13 encodes:
- a CDS encoding MFS transporter, which yields MAVTNSSEHTPVVKNAHRPLILIACMLSMFMAAVEVTIVATAMPTIIGDLGGFSLLGWVFAVYLLTQAITVPVYGRLADLYGCRKMFFIGTTLFLIGSVLCGFAPSLGWMIGFRALQGLGAGAITPIATTLIANVYGPQERARAQGYLSSVWGVSAIVGPLMGAFIVSHFHWAVVFWVNVPIGLVAMGILIKYLPPDGQRKQHQLDLAGTGYLTLSVAALLLALLQAEVLGYWALGLIALAVCSGLLLIRQERRTPEPLFPLELWQSKVIIAGNIGGLIIGATMMGISAFLPTYVQGVLGGTPLEAGTTLALMSIGWPLASMLSSRLMQATSYRATAVIGGILLVGGSLALLLLSTTSGLWIARLAAFSIGAGMGLCNTTFIVSVQNSVGPAIRGIATASTLFTRMLGSAIGTALLGATLNLNLQYRLPEIADPVQQLMEKATRSAMGSDQLSALTNSVAASLHWVFVVSAVISVLAVAAGLLIPAGDRPHAEPQRES from the coding sequence ATGGCCGTTACGAACTCATCTGAACATACCCCCGTCGTTAAAAATGCTCATCGCCCACTGATCCTCATCGCCTGCATGTTGTCGATGTTTATGGCCGCCGTGGAAGTGACGATTGTTGCCACCGCGATGCCGACTATCATTGGCGATCTCGGCGGTTTCTCGCTGCTTGGCTGGGTGTTTGCGGTCTATCTGCTGACGCAGGCGATTACCGTGCCGGTGTATGGCAGGCTGGCGGATTTGTACGGTTGCCGGAAGATGTTTTTCATCGGCACCACACTGTTTCTGATTGGCTCGGTGCTGTGTGGATTTGCGCCATCGCTCGGCTGGATGATCGGTTTTCGCGCCTTGCAAGGGCTGGGGGCCGGGGCGATTACACCGATTGCCACCACGCTTATCGCCAACGTCTACGGCCCGCAGGAACGGGCCAGGGCGCAGGGATATCTGTCAAGCGTGTGGGGCGTTTCGGCGATCGTCGGCCCGCTGATGGGCGCGTTTATTGTTTCGCATTTTCACTGGGCAGTAGTGTTCTGGGTTAACGTGCCGATCGGTCTGGTGGCGATGGGCATTCTGATCAAATACCTGCCGCCCGACGGACAGCGCAAACAACATCAGCTGGATCTGGCGGGAACCGGTTATCTGACGCTCTCCGTAGCCGCACTGTTGCTGGCGCTGTTACAGGCCGAAGTGCTCGGTTACTGGGCGCTGGGGCTGATTGCGCTGGCGGTGTGCAGCGGGCTGTTGCTGATTCGGCAGGAACGACGGACGCCCGAGCCGCTGTTCCCGCTGGAGTTGTGGCAAAGTAAGGTGATCATCGCCGGGAATATCGGCGGCCTGATTATCGGCGCGACCATGATGGGGATCAGCGCATTTTTGCCGACCTACGTGCAGGGCGTGCTCGGCGGCACGCCGCTAGAGGCGGGTACCACGCTGGCGCTGATGTCCATCGGCTGGCCGCTGGCGAGTATGCTCAGCAGCCGTCTGATGCAGGCGACGTCTTATCGTGCCACGGCAGTGATTGGCGGAATTTTGCTGGTGGGCGGCAGTCTGGCTTTACTGTTGCTTTCAACGACGTCTGGCCTGTGGATTGCGCGTCTGGCAGCATTTTCGATTGGTGCGGGAATGGGGCTGTGTAACACCACTTTTATCGTCTCAGTGCAAAACAGTGTCGGCCCTGCGATCCGCGGAATCGCCACAGCATCCACGTTATTTACGCGGATGCTGGGTTCTGCCATCGGCACCGCGCTGCTCGGCGCGACGCTCAATCTCAATCTGCAATACCGTTTGCCTGAAATTGCCGATCCGGTGCAGCAACTGATGGAAAAAGCCACCCGCAGCGCGATGGGTTCTGATCAGCTCAGCGCACTGACCAACAGCGTGGCGGCTTCGCTGCACTGGGTGTTTGTGGTGTCGGCGGTGATTTCCGTGCTGGCCGTCGCTGCCGGTTTACTGATCCCGGCAGGTGACCGGCCACACGCAGAACCGCAGCGCGAAAGCTAA
- a CDS encoding ABC transporter permease subunit: MNKNAFLPGVTGLALLLLVAVPVSFVVLQAIFPHLDTSSYSAPFSAFFRVFAEPQMLALIATTLKVGLGVAVCSAFIGIPLGALRGLFRLPGAALWDVLFLVPFLLPPYIAALSWMLALQTNGYVQQLLPWLHLNNFLFSLPGMIAVMTLNIFPVVYFAVSRSMAASGSRLADVARIHGAGAFQAFVRITLPMALPAMASSLLLAFTLSIEEYGVPGALGSRSGILMLTTGIEQRLADWPIDLPGAAVLSLVLVAMALCAYSVQRAVLAGKNVESMTGKPADVTPKPLSGWTFPVLALFSLVALIAVALPLASMLATAFSGTLSGGLSLSNLTLRHFATLFAVHGDALGALSTSLSLASGTALIAGATGFLASWLVVVRRIRGAAVIDGLSLLPAALPGIVVGVGLILAWNRSFWPVTPYNTWGILLLAYCCLLLPYPVRYVSAALKQIGGNLDAAARVHGATAAQTLRLILLPLVLPSLLASMMMVFAVASRELVTSLLLSPAGVQTVSVFVWRQFEQGSVGDGMAMASVAVLLSLTLMLAAFRLSQRRV, from the coding sequence ATGAATAAGAATGCTTTTCTGCCGGGCGTGACCGGCCTTGCGCTGCTGTTGCTGGTTGCCGTACCGGTCAGCTTTGTCGTGTTACAGGCTATTTTTCCGCATCTGGATACCAGCAGCTATTCTGCGCCGTTCAGCGCCTTCTTCCGCGTATTCGCCGAACCGCAAATGCTGGCGCTAATCGCAACGACGTTAAAAGTCGGGCTGGGCGTGGCGGTATGCAGCGCTTTTATCGGTATACCGCTCGGCGCACTGCGCGGCTTATTCCGGCTGCCGGGCGCGGCGCTGTGGGATGTACTGTTTCTGGTACCGTTTTTGTTGCCGCCGTACATCGCCGCGCTGTCGTGGATGCTGGCGTTGCAGACCAACGGTTATGTGCAGCAGTTACTGCCATGGCTGCATCTCAATAATTTTCTGTTTTCACTGCCCGGCATGATTGCAGTGATGACGCTGAACATTTTTCCGGTGGTCTATTTCGCGGTTTCACGCAGCATGGCCGCCAGCGGAAGCCGGCTTGCGGATGTCGCACGGATCCACGGCGCGGGCGCATTTCAGGCCTTTGTCCGCATTACTCTGCCAATGGCCTTACCGGCGATGGCGTCGAGTTTGCTGCTGGCATTCACGCTGTCGATTGAGGAATACGGCGTGCCCGGCGCGCTGGGCTCACGCAGCGGTATTCTGATGCTGACGACCGGCATCGAGCAGCGGCTGGCGGACTGGCCAATCGATTTACCGGGGGCGGCGGTGCTGTCGCTGGTGCTGGTGGCGATGGCCTTATGTGCCTACAGCGTGCAGCGCGCGGTGCTGGCGGGGAAAAACGTCGAGAGCATGACCGGCAAACCGGCGGACGTAACACCAAAACCACTGTCCGGCTGGACTTTTCCGGTGCTGGCGCTGTTTTCACTGGTGGCACTGATTGCCGTCGCGCTGCCTCTGGCATCTATGCTGGCAACGGCATTTTCCGGCACGTTATCCGGCGGGCTTTCACTCTCAAATCTCACCCTGCGGCACTTCGCGACGCTGTTTGCCGTCCACGGCGATGCGCTTGGTGCGCTTTCTACCAGCCTCAGTCTGGCATCAGGGACAGCGCTGATTGCTGGCGCAACCGGATTTTTGGCGTCATGGCTGGTGGTAGTGAGGAGAATTCGCGGCGCGGCAGTGATCGACGGGCTTTCACTGCTGCCCGCGGCATTGCCGGGAATTGTGGTGGGGGTCGGGCTAATTCTGGCGTGGAACCGTAGCTTCTGGCCGGTCACGCCCTATAACACCTGGGGGATTTTGCTGCTGGCCTATTGCTGCCTGTTGCTGCCGTATCCGGTGCGCTACGTCAGTGCGGCGCTGAAACAGATTGGCGGCAATCTGGATGCCGCCGCCCGCGTTCACGGCGCGACGGCGGCGCAGACATTGCGACTCATCCTTTTGCCACTGGTGTTGCCGAGTTTGCTGGCATCCATGATGATGGTCTTTGCCGTCGCGTCGCGGGAACTGGTCACCTCCCTGCTGCTGTCTCCGGCAGGTGTACAGACAGTGTCAGTATTTGTCTGGCGACAGTTCGAACAGGGTTCCGTGGGTGATGGCATGGCGATGGCGTCGGTCGCAGTATTGCTGAGCCTGACGCTCATGTTAGCAGCGTTCAGGCTTTCGCAACGGCGGGTTTGA
- a CDS encoding extracellular solute-binding protein → MTRTLLSRTKTGVMTAMTLSLAMAAGSAQALTLYTAGPGSLAKKLAAGYEKQTGVKVDVFQATTGKVMARLEAEQANPRADVLISASWDTATDLEQRGWLLQYQSPNAAQVPAQFKTPYYVAQGISALGIVWNTKSGTSEPKDWGDLTKPEFKDKVTTPDPSLSGASLDLLIGLQNAHAQQAWKLFDDLKANGMIIAGPNAQALTPVLQGAKAAVFGAVDYVSYASMQDGESVKVIFPQSGTVIAPRPMMILKSSQQQKEAKAFIDYALSPEGQQLVAQAWLMPARSDIDAKRPLFKSLKLLPEDPKASASRKDVLDRFAKLFTQP, encoded by the coding sequence ATGACTCGTACACTTTTATCCAGAACCAAAACAGGCGTAATGACCGCAATGACTCTTTCTCTCGCAATGGCAGCGGGCAGCGCACAGGCGCTGACGCTTTACACCGCCGGGCCGGGTTCGCTGGCCAAGAAACTGGCGGCGGGCTATGAAAAACAGACTGGCGTAAAGGTCGATGTATTTCAGGCGACTACCGGCAAAGTGATGGCCCGTCTGGAAGCCGAACAGGCCAACCCTCGTGCCGACGTGCTGATTTCGGCGTCATGGGATACCGCAACCGACCTCGAACAGCGCGGCTGGCTACTGCAATATCAAAGTCCAAATGCGGCGCAGGTTCCGGCGCAGTTCAAAACGCCGTATTACGTGGCGCAGGGCATTTCCGCACTGGGGATTGTGTGGAATACCAAAAGCGGGACGTCCGAGCCGAAAGACTGGGGCGACCTGACCAAACCCGAGTTTAAAGATAAAGTCACCACGCCGGATCCCTCCCTGTCCGGCGCCTCGCTGGATTTGCTGATCGGGTTGCAGAATGCTCATGCACAGCAGGCGTGGAAATTGTTTGATGACCTGAAAGCCAACGGCATGATCATCGCCGGGCCGAACGCACAGGCGCTGACGCCGGTGTTACAGGGCGCGAAAGCGGCGGTATTTGGCGCGGTGGATTACGTCTCTTACGCCAGCATGCAGGACGGCGAATCCGTCAAAGTGATTTTCCCGCAGAGCGGCACCGTGATCGCCCCGCGTCCGATGATGATCCTCAAATCCAGCCAGCAGCAAAAAGAGGCCAAAGCCTTTATCGATTACGCGCTGTCGCCGGAAGGCCAGCAACTGGTAGCGCAAGCATGGCTGATGCCTGCACGTTCCGATATCGACGCCAAACGTCCGCTGTTTAAATCTTTGAAGTTACTCCCGGAAGATCCGAAGGCGTCGGCCTCACGCAAAGACGTTCTCGATCGTTTCGCCAAACTCTTCACCCAGCCATAA
- a CDS encoding ATP-binding cassette domain-containing protein, which produces MNIPAFKGGNAPPRIASPPAIALHQVSYFFGSTPVLNHVNLTVPKGTILALLGPSGCGKSTLLKMLAGLLQPASGQLSFDGEIVASGTFSLPPERRNLGMAFQDYALWPHMSVRQNVAFPLQMRGVRGALQQEKVMAALDRVGLADFVSRRPGELSGGQQQRVALARAIVAEPRILLFDEPLSNLDRDLRESLCEEMATLLRQLGTTAVYVTHDRHEARALAHCIARMDKGAIASIDLNDASVVSPFVA; this is translated from the coding sequence ATGAACATTCCAGCTTTTAAAGGCGGGAATGCGCCACCGCGCATTGCTTCACCACCCGCTATCGCCCTCCATCAGGTGTCCTATTTTTTCGGCAGCACACCGGTACTCAATCACGTCAATCTCACGGTGCCCAAAGGCACGATCCTCGCCCTGCTCGGCCCCTCAGGCTGCGGCAAAAGTACGTTGCTAAAAATGCTCGCAGGCTTACTGCAACCTGCATCCGGGCAGTTAAGCTTCGACGGCGAAATTGTTGCCAGCGGCACATTCAGCCTGCCGCCGGAACGACGTAATCTCGGCATGGCTTTTCAGGACTACGCGCTGTGGCCGCACATGAGCGTGCGGCAGAACGTCGCATTTCCACTGCAAATGCGCGGAGTTCGCGGCGCACTTCAGCAGGAAAAAGTGATGGCGGCGCTCGATCGCGTCGGGCTGGCAGATTTCGTCTCGCGCCGCCCTGGCGAGCTTTCCGGTGGCCAGCAACAACGTGTGGCGCTTGCGCGGGCGATTGTCGCTGAGCCACGCATTCTGCTGTTTGACGAACCGCTTTCCAATCTTGACCGCGATCTGCGCGAAAGTTTGTGCGAAGAGATGGCGACGCTGCTGCGCCAGCTCGGCACCACGGCGGTGTACGTCACCCACGACCGGCACGAAGCTCGCGCGCTGGCGCACTGTATTGCGCGCATGGACAAGGGCGCAATCGCCAGTATTGACCTGAATGATGCTTCCGTTGTTTCCCCTTTTGTTGCTTAA
- the hutG gene encoding N-formylglutamate deformylase has protein sequence MSLSVNPAIAKPLHFIRGSAPLLISIPHAGTHLTPEVASGLTDAALPLSDTDWHIPQLYDFARTLGASILVGQYSRFVIDLNRPADDTPLYTTATTGLFPDTLFDGRPTFKAGMEPTVAQRQQYLAQIWQPYHQTIASELARMKQEFGYALLFDAHSIASQIPRLFDGKLPDLNIGTNGGASCSPQLSAVVESVCLQQSRFSHVLNGRFKGGYITREYGQPDIHQHAVQLELAQVNYMEEIEPFAYNEDKARELQGVLKPLLEGILAWGEQHYKK, from the coding sequence ATGAGCCTTTCAGTTAATCCTGCTATTGCCAAGCCCTTACATTTCATCAGGGGATCCGCCCCGCTGCTGATCAGCATTCCGCACGCCGGGACGCACCTGACGCCGGAAGTCGCCAGCGGGCTGACCGATGCCGCGCTGCCGCTCTCTGACACCGACTGGCATATTCCACAGCTGTATGATTTTGCCCGCACGCTCGGAGCCAGCATTCTGGTCGGGCAATATTCACGGTTCGTGATTGATCTCAACCGTCCGGCGGACGATACCCCGCTCTACACCACCGCCACCACCGGTCTGTTCCCGGATACGTTATTTGATGGCCGCCCGACGTTTAAAGCCGGGATGGAGCCGACCGTGGCGCAGCGTCAGCAGTATCTGGCGCAAATCTGGCAGCCGTATCACCAGACCATTGCGTCAGAACTGGCGAGGATGAAACAGGAATTCGGCTACGCGCTGCTGTTTGATGCACATTCTATTGCCTCACAAATCCCGCGTCTGTTCGATGGCAAACTGCCGGATCTCAATATTGGCACCAACGGCGGCGCGAGCTGTTCGCCACAATTAAGCGCTGTAGTCGAAAGCGTTTGTCTGCAACAGTCGCGCTTTAGTCATGTGCTTAACGGGCGTTTCAAAGGCGGTTATATCACCCGCGAATATGGCCAGCCGGATATCCATCAGCACGCAGTTCAGCTGGAGCTGGCGCAGGTAAATTACATGGAAGAAATCGAGCCATTCGCCTATAACGAAGATAAAGCCCGTGAACTGCAAGGCGTCCTGAAACCGCTGCTGGAAGGCATACTGGCGTGGGGCGAACAGCACTATAAGAAATAA
- a CDS encoding imidazolonepropionase translates to MSLTLSPHFSSEPSSQCDSVWRGATLITMQDGKYNLIENGAIAVSGGRILWLGPDAECPDYPNAIEHEFDGGIITPGLVDCHTHLVFGGDRSAEFEQRLNGVSYAQIAAAGGGILSTVNATRVATEDELLAQALFRLQPLLAEGVTCVEIKSGYGLSVESEIKMLRVIRRLGHMLPVEVKSTCLAAHALPPEFKDRPDDYIQLICDTLLPAVAQENLADAVDAFCEHLAFSPQQVERVFNAAKSLDLPVKLHAEQLSSLHGSALAASYHALSADHLEYATEDDAKAMAASGTVAVLLPGAYYLLRETQCPPVEHFRTYGVPMALASDANPGTSPALSLRLMLNMGCTLFRLTPEEALAGVTCHGARALGLQDSHGTLEAGKVADFIHWPLSRPAELVYWLGGQLPCTVVFRGHLRGEVRL, encoded by the coding sequence ATGTCCTTAACGCTGTCCCCTCACTTCTCATCTGAACCCTCTTCACAATGTGACAGCGTCTGGCGTGGTGCCACGCTGATTACCATGCAGGACGGGAAATACAACCTGATCGAAAACGGCGCAATCGCCGTCAGCGGTGGCCGCATCCTGTGGCTCGGCCCTGACGCTGAGTGCCCGGACTACCCGAATGCTATCGAACATGAATTCGACGGCGGGATCATCACGCCGGGGCTGGTCGACTGCCATACGCATCTGGTGTTTGGCGGCGACCGCAGTGCCGAGTTTGAACAGCGGCTGAATGGCGTAAGTTATGCCCAGATTGCCGCCGCGGGCGGCGGGATTTTATCGACGGTCAACGCCACCCGCGTTGCCACTGAGGATGAACTGCTCGCACAGGCGTTGTTCCGCCTGCAACCGCTGCTGGCAGAAGGCGTAACCTGCGTGGAGATTAAATCAGGCTATGGTCTGAGCGTGGAAAGCGAAATTAAAATGCTGCGGGTGATCCGCAGGCTTGGTCATATGCTGCCGGTCGAGGTGAAATCCACCTGCCTTGCTGCACATGCACTGCCCCCTGAGTTTAAAGACCGGCCTGATGATTACATTCAGCTAATTTGCGACACCCTGCTGCCGGCGGTTGCGCAGGAAAATCTTGCCGATGCCGTGGACGCGTTTTGCGAACATCTGGCGTTCTCACCGCAACAGGTTGAGCGCGTGTTCAATGCCGCAAAATCCCTCGACCTGCCGGTAAAACTTCACGCCGAACAACTCTCTTCCCTGCACGGCAGCGCGCTGGCTGCAAGCTATCACGCGCTGTCTGCCGATCATCTGGAATACGCCACCGAAGACGATGCCAAAGCCATGGCCGCCAGTGGCACCGTCGCGGTGTTACTGCCGGGCGCCTATTACCTGCTGCGCGAAACGCAGTGTCCGCCGGTGGAACATTTCCGCACTTACGGCGTGCCTATGGCGCTGGCCAGCGATGCCAATCCGGGGACATCTCCGGCACTTTCCCTGCGCTTAATGCTGAATATGGGTTGCACGCTGTTTCGTCTGACGCCGGAAGAAGCGCTGGCCGGAGTGACCTGTCACGGCGCACGGGCGCTGGGTTTGCAGGATTCTCACGGTACCCTGGAAGCGGGCAAGGTCGCCGATTTTATTCACTGGCCGCTGTCGCGTCCGGCTGAACTGGTTTACTGGCTGGGCGGACAGTTGCCCTGCACCGTTGTATTTCGTGGTCATCTCCGTGGAGAAGTTCGTTTATGA
- the hutC gene encoding histidine utilization repressor, which produces MSEPTPLFHSGAAQQGVSQQTLSELAAAMSDTPAPIYQRVKQAIVSQIRAGVWKPHQRVPSESELTNELGVSRMTINRALRELTSEGFLIRMQGVGTFVAEAKAYTPMLEVHNIADEIAARGHQHDSKILLCEARLADAAQAQQMEIPLGQILFYSQIVHYENHVPVQIEERFVNPEMAPDYLQEVLNKQSPYTYLMTIAPLTAGEHRVEAVSASDEQRELLQLSEHEPCLLIHRRTWSGSRVVTSARLIYAGSRYQLFGRFTSHG; this is translated from the coding sequence ATGTCGGAGCCGACACCACTTTTTCATTCTGGTGCAGCGCAACAGGGAGTGTCCCAACAGACATTGTCCGAACTGGCGGCCGCAATGAGCGATACCCCCGCCCCTATCTATCAGCGCGTAAAACAGGCGATCGTCAGCCAGATCCGCGCGGGCGTATGGAAGCCACATCAGCGTGTGCCTTCCGAGAGCGAGCTGACCAACGAGCTGGGCGTCAGCCGCATGACTATCAACCGCGCGCTGCGGGAGCTGACCAGCGAAGGTTTTCTGATCCGCATGCAGGGTGTCGGCACCTTCGTGGCCGAAGCCAAGGCCTATACGCCGATGCTGGAAGTCCACAACATCGCCGATGAAATTGCCGCACGCGGCCACCAGCACGACAGCAAAATTCTGCTGTGCGAAGCCAGACTGGCAGATGCCGCACAGGCGCAGCAGATGGAAATCCCCCTCGGGCAAATCCTGTTTTATTCACAAATTGTGCATTACGAAAATCATGTGCCGGTACAGATCGAAGAGCGTTTTGTGAATCCGGAAATGGCCCCGGATTATCTGCAAGAAGTGCTGAACAAGCAGTCGCCATACACCTATCTGATGACCATCGCGCCATTGACTGCCGGGGAGCATCGTGTGGAAGCCGTCAGCGCCAGCGACGAGCAGCGGGAGCTGCTACAACTGAGCGAGCACGAGCCTTGTCTGCTGATCCACCGCCGCACCTGGAGCGGCAGCCGCGTTGTCACCTCGGCGCGGCTTATCTACGCCGGTTCTCGTTATCAGCTGTTCGGACGCTTCACCAGTCACGGTTGA
- a CDS encoding formimidoylglutamate deiminase: MAAYFASRALLADGWAQDVRLEVDATGMLTAVTPGSDPQGCITLSGPVVPGMPNLHSHAFQRVMAGLAEVAGDPQDSFWTWRDLMYRMVQRLTPEQTGVIARQLYIEMLKGGYTQVAEFHYLHNDISGQPYADRGEMTAQLSGAAEQAGIGLTLLPVLYSYAGFGAQPAQDGQKRFIQNVDSYLQQQDVIRQQIGGKPLQNAGLCFHSLRAVTLTQMREVLTAGDKNFPVHIHIAEQQKEVNDCLGWSGQRPISWLYDNLDIDPRWCLIHATHADRFELASMAKSGAVAGLCPTTEANLGDGIFPGVEYLGHNGRWGIGSDSHVSLNVVEELRWFEYGQRLRDQRRNRLTLPHQHSVGDVLYSHALQGGAQACGAAIGKLAMGYRADWLVLDGSDPYLAAAKNTEILNRWLFAGNSGQIRDVYVGGIARIVEGQHEQQQTAAAAFLKVLNQLAERAA, from the coding sequence ATGGCTGCTTATTTTGCTTCACGCGCTTTACTTGCCGATGGCTGGGCGCAGGATGTTCGTCTGGAGGTTGACGCCACCGGAATGCTGACGGCGGTGACACCGGGCAGCGACCCGCAAGGCTGCATCACGCTTTCCGGGCCGGTGGTGCCAGGGATGCCGAATCTGCATTCGCACGCCTTCCAGCGGGTGATGGCCGGGCTTGCAGAAGTCGCCGGGGATCCGCAGGACAGTTTCTGGACGTGGCGCGATCTGATGTATCGCATGGTGCAGCGTCTGACACCTGAGCAAACTGGCGTCATCGCCCGTCAGCTGTACATCGAAATGCTCAAGGGGGGTTATACGCAGGTCGCCGAATTCCATTATCTGCACAACGATATCAGCGGGCAGCCGTATGCCGATCGCGGCGAAATGACAGCGCAACTGAGCGGGGCGGCAGAGCAGGCGGGCATTGGCCTGACGCTGCTGCCGGTGCTGTACAGCTACGCCGGATTTGGCGCGCAACCCGCACAGGACGGGCAAAAACGTTTTATTCAGAACGTGGACAGCTATCTGCAACAGCAGGATGTCATCCGCCAGCAGATTGGCGGCAAGCCATTGCAAAATGCCGGTCTGTGTTTCCACTCGCTGCGCGCCGTGACGCTCACGCAAATGCGCGAGGTGCTGACAGCGGGCGACAAAAATTTCCCGGTGCATATTCACATTGCCGAACAGCAAAAAGAGGTGAACGATTGCCTCGGCTGGAGCGGCCAGCGGCCAATCAGCTGGCTGTATGATAACCTGGATATTGATCCCCGCTGGTGCCTGATCCACGCTACGCACGCCGACCGTTTTGAATTAGCCAGTATGGCGAAAAGTGGTGCGGTGGCTGGATTATGTCCGACGACCGAAGCTAACTTAGGGGACGGTATTTTCCCCGGTGTGGAATACCTTGGTCACAATGGCCGCTGGGGGATTGGCTCCGACAGCCACGTGTCGCTAAATGTGGTGGAAGAACTTCGCTGGTTTGAGTATGGCCAGCGTCTGCGCGATCAGCGCCGTAACCGCCTGACGTTGCCGCATCAGCATTCCGTCGGTGATGTGCTCTATTCCCACGCTTTACAAGGCGGCGCGCAGGCATGCGGTGCGGCGATCGGCAAGCTGGCCATGGGCTATCGTGCCGACTGGCTGGTGCTCGACGGCAGCGATCCCTATCTGGCGGCGGCCAAAAATACCGAAATTCTTAACCGCTGGTTGTTTGCCGGTAACAGCGGGCAAATCCGCGATGTCTATGTCGGCGGTATCGCGCGCATTGTCGAAGGTCAGCATGAACAGCAGCAGACCGCAGCGGCAGCTTTCCTCAAGGTACTGAACCAGCTGGCGGAGCGTGCGGCATGA
- a CDS encoding HutD family protein, whose translation MTGWQPFSFLGLPVSPWRNGGGETREIIRVPAGNADFDWRASIATIAQDGPFSIFPGIDRSITLLSGEGVHLLAAPDIDHSLNRAGEPFSFHGEQAVSARLLGSVTTDFNIMTRRETCRAKVIAARETLTISPQHGGVIYILSGHWQLPDGMQIGQGDGFYWTGNARINPVTVSTKHPDGLLLWASIITD comes from the coding sequence ATGACCGGCTGGCAGCCATTCAGCTTTTTGGGGCTGCCGGTCAGCCCCTGGCGCAACGGCGGTGGCGAAACCCGCGAAATCATCCGTGTTCCGGCAGGAAATGCGGATTTCGACTGGCGCGCCAGCATTGCGACCATCGCACAGGACGGTCCGTTTTCCATTTTTCCCGGCATTGACCGTTCGATAACCTTACTCAGCGGTGAAGGCGTCCATCTGCTGGCGGCGCCGGACATCGACCATTCCCTGAACCGCGCCGGTGAGCCTTTTTCTTTTCACGGCGAACAGGCGGTCAGTGCCCGGTTGCTGGGCAGCGTAACCACCGATTTTAACATCATGACCCGTCGTGAAACCTGTCGTGCGAAGGTGATCGCCGCCCGCGAAACACTCACAATTTCCCCGCAACATGGCGGCGTGATTTATATCCTGAGCGGCCACTGGCAATTACCGGACGGTATGCAAATCGGACAGGGCGATGGCTTTTACTGGACGGGAAATGCCCGGATAAATCCGGTCACCGTCAGCACAAAACACCCAGACGGACTGCTGCTGTGGGCGTCAATTATTACGGATTAA